A region of Desulfovibrio sp. DNA encodes the following proteins:
- a CDS encoding DUF115 domain-containing protein codes for MSSLAIFQELGILAIGSRTAGSVPIVNGLHVFHHHSALWDYCDPKLANPFVPGAQDSEVFATLPPGTTLTEAMAHSRFLVFIGARSSPELQAALARTDGVCLIFEPDLDQTEAFLSDAKPSELAQKAVFIIGGDPDSLDVPLLSMLPEDVCRLGYPLFFVLDGLADVLPKYIQRVEELIELFYYRNFIYQLDSQENVRGLPLRPMTRDYIYDRLKHQYENLEPCLRSGTLEDLLGAFTGHTAILVAAGPALLDCLKFIRENLDRTVVIAVNNALKPLLAEGIEPHFVVINDTSVDSEVGFTGLSPLKRASLVAHCLCGTGDSIFPNIYFFGNFPGQPFPKRKSLLLHGSVITTAFSLAEYLGCTKAVLAGVQLASPDPMTMNYAKGSAHEARCSEVVETDLPGRWPQLYPVTTADNRTFYTTLNFFDAAQWFADRIRMASLEVVNLCPASILKGPGIEFDPSPPLPEAPGLAAKLATLSHTDISARRGKVLDYLSKEMARWKKKQLAAREAAKNLNAATSFITGCDNDNTSFMLQRFEDFDNMHFHTTFFCARSDKERADGAVYFLERMSRMCTALLKILLEQHRRIAAMQERTG; via the coding sequence ATGTCATCTCTCGCCATCTTCCAGGAACTGGGTATTCTGGCGATTGGGTCAAGGACTGCGGGATCGGTACCTATCGTAAATGGCCTCCATGTCTTCCACCACCACAGTGCCCTTTGGGATTATTGCGATCCCAAGCTGGCCAACCCTTTCGTTCCAGGTGCCCAAGATTCCGAGGTTTTCGCCACCCTACCACCAGGAACCACCCTGACCGAGGCGATGGCACACAGCCGTTTCCTGGTGTTCATTGGTGCCCGCTCTTCACCAGAGCTGCAGGCTGCCCTCGCTCGGACGGATGGTGTTTGCCTGATTTTCGAGCCAGATTTGGATCAAACTGAGGCTTTTCTATCAGATGCCAAGCCCAGTGAATTAGCCCAAAAGGCAGTCTTTATTATTGGAGGCGATCCCGACTCCCTTGATGTCCCTTTGCTTTCAATGCTGCCGGAGGATGTGTGCCGCCTGGGCTATCCGCTGTTTTTCGTCCTGGACGGCCTGGCTGACGTCCTGCCGAAGTACATCCAGCGCGTGGAGGAGTTGATCGAACTTTTTTACTACCGCAACTTCATCTACCAATTGGACAGCCAGGAGAACGTGCGCGGCCTTCCTTTGCGCCCGATGACCCGCGACTACATCTACGACAGGCTCAAGCACCAGTATGAAAATTTAGAGCCTTGCCTCCGATCTGGGACACTCGAAGACCTTCTTGGCGCCTTCACCGGGCACACGGCCATACTCGTAGCTGCCGGACCGGCCCTCCTGGACTGTTTGAAATTCATTCGTGAGAACCTGGACCGGACAGTCGTTATCGCGGTAAACAATGCCCTCAAGCCTCTTCTTGCAGAGGGTATCGAACCCCACTTTGTGGTCATTAACGACACTTCAGTGGATTCTGAGGTCGGCTTTACCGGGCTTTCCCCGCTCAAAAGAGCCTCCCTCGTGGCCCACTGCCTCTGCGGGACTGGCGACTCGATCTTCCCCAACATTTATTTCTTCGGTAACTTTCCGGGCCAGCCCTTTCCAAAGCGTAAATCACTCCTGCTCCACGGCTCGGTGATCACCACCGCATTCTCCCTGGCCGAATACTTAGGCTGCACAAAGGCCGTCCTCGCCGGTGTCCAACTGGCCTCACCTGACCCAATGACCATGAACTACGCCAAGGGAAGCGCCCATGAGGCACGGTGCTCAGAAGTGGTTGAGACAGATCTGCCAGGACGCTGGCCGCAACTCTATCCAGTAACAACAGCTGACAACAGAACGTTCTACACAACCCTCAATTTTTTCGACGCTGCTCAATGGTTCGCCGATCGTATCCGCATGGCCTCGCTTGAAGTCGTCAACCTCTGTCCAGCCAGCATCCTCAAAGGACCTGGTATTGAGTTTGATCCTTCCCCCCCCCTACCAGAGGCCCCCGGCTTGGCCGCAAAGCTTGCTACCTTGTCACATACTGACATCTCGGCAAGGCGAGGGAAAGTGCTGGATTATTTAAGCAAGGAAATGGCGCGATGGAAGAAGAAGCAACTAGCAGCCAGGGAGGCTGCTAAAAACCTGAACGCAGCCACATCCTTTATAACCGGCTGCGACAACGACAATACTTCATTTATGCTGCAACGTTTTGAAGATTTCGACAATATGCATTTTCATACGACATTCTTTTGTGCTCGTTCTGACAAGGAACGCGCCGACGGCGCCGTCTACTTCCTTGAACGCATGTCGCGGATGTGTACCGCCCTGCTTAAGATTCTCCTTGAGCAGCACCGCAGGATCGCCGCCATGCAAGAGCGCACCGGATAA
- a CDS encoding NAD-dependent epimerase/dehydratase family protein, which yields MSSNKPSAKRRCLVTGVAGNVGSKLCQAMLDDGVSVVGVDNFFSGLQSNLAPFVAHPDFSFHERSIVEPGVVADLSEKHGNFDAVLHMAAVVSVPWSMEYPEETMAVNHAATLALHQEARDLGVPAFVFAGSAAEYGRPVDGPVREDQAGDPVSPYGWSKYLSSKHIEESGFGCALRFFNLYGPARGKPGPYDGVVRRFMAMVLNSQPLTIFGDGGQTRDFVYVYDAVKAVLLAGGLSGRKPLAGVFNVGTGLSTSVTELAELLADIAGQKLPITYLPERAGDLRHSLADTSKLESLGGFKPDMVLRAGLSITMDWFSENRADLV from the coding sequence ATGTCTTCGAATAAACCGTCCGCAAAACGCCGCTGCCTCGTGACCGGAGTCGCCGGAAACGTGGGGTCCAAACTATGCCAAGCCATGCTCGACGATGGTGTCTCGGTGGTGGGCGTGGACAATTTTTTTTCGGGCCTGCAATCCAATCTGGCTCCCTTTGTTGCGCACCCGGACTTCTCCTTCCATGAACGCTCCATCGTGGAACCAGGGGTCGTGGCCGATCTCTCGGAAAAGCACGGGAACTTTGATGCTGTATTGCACATGGCGGCCGTGGTGAGCGTTCCTTGGTCCATGGAGTATCCTGAGGAAACCATGGCCGTGAACCATGCGGCCACACTGGCTCTGCATCAGGAAGCTCGGGATCTTGGCGTGCCGGCCTTCGTCTTCGCAGGCTCGGCCGCCGAGTACGGCCGGCCGGTGGACGGTCCGGTGCGAGAGGATCAGGCCGGGGATCCCGTTAGCCCCTACGGATGGTCCAAGTATCTTTCCTCCAAGCATATCGAGGAATCCGGCTTCGGGTGCGCACTGCGTTTTTTCAACCTCTACGGCCCGGCCCGCGGCAAACCAGGGCCCTATGACGGGGTGGTCCGCCGCTTCATGGCCATGGTCTTAAACAGCCAGCCCCTGACCATATTCGGAGACGGCGGGCAGACCCGTGACTTCGTCTACGTGTACGACGCGGTCAAAGCCGTTCTCCTGGCAGGGGGCCTTTCCGGGCGCAAGCCCCTGGCGGGCGTGTTCAACGTCGGCACGGGGTTGTCCACTTCGGTGACAGAACTGGCCGAGCTTTTGGCCGATATTGCCGGGCAAAAGCTGCCCATCACCTACCTGCCCGAACGGGCAGGCGACCTCAGGCATTCTCTGGCGGATACTTCCAAGCTGGAAAGTCTCGGAGGGTTCAAACCGGACATGGTCTTGCGGGCGGGATTGAGCATCACCATGGACTGGTTCAGCGAGAACAGGGCCGATCTCGTCTAG
- a CDS encoding DUF748 domain-containing protein has product MTLSPKVLSVLEAVTKRLRETHGALAADARWAKLFRRMVLAGCVAVHGVVLTALVGALLVPALAASYLRKEASHDLGREVRVESLHFNPFTFDIRAKGLTVMDKAGIDVFAAFSRMELNLDPMAFIWGRRFTVSRFHLEQPVLRLVRDEQGRFNLEDLFGESSPKEPGQPQTFELLPPGLRFTLSDIRLAQGSISFADALTGTLHEIKDLHFTIDSLASDQAGLREIFSTGGLVNESSLALTVKADLTGPAPEVEARLNVKDVVFRHYTPYLLTLKRPVDLKMNEAGLWARMMLPKKVDSSPLRVEGNVKLSGAALVDGEREVAGLSTLEVQGASFDFESGSARVDRVEVHSPFLKVNRDEAGIIDLIALLEPEGRGAEKPGGQGPQVSLGEAVFKDGRAELNDQGLGITMTLSDILVRVKDLDTASGRIGSATFEAAGDKFKRLAITAEGTFAPAALSGSATMEGIDLSKPLPALKRLLPKLELAGSASYEVAYTLGESEGRWVPKIKADLDIHGLRAMAEGQGKPLLSAGALSIKGVQADVDARRLNVGQVALSDGAMTLTRDEAGRFPALENLGLGRGESKDGGQAPWSIAVDQVHLAKVAAEYSDIMAKVEQRVELEEFGVKEFSTSLERPLVVFAKGALGNKAPFEISGEVRLKEPSLALKLSLSGFPLADMTRLVPQLPVTALSGMASISGETTAWVGKDVLNATFKGDMGIADLKLARPGKGEPWAALSGLFAKGVSFSLAPLDVKASSLTIDDPWLSIVLDKEGKPIVPFESPPPAKPAKGKKDPPPLYSVDRVEIKGGRIDLAAQGFDPPFTGHVKDIKATLSDVRANRPAKVSLGFGLGHSGKFKADGLAGWVENAPVLDLKALLENMDLGELSQVSQKFTGFPITRGKLGLKLDYKASGNTLDLKNNIVAVGIQLGRKTSLPGGKDVPLDLAVSLLSDSKGVIDLDIPVKGDISQAKADLHDVISTAMAGAFAKILFSPFAFLNVAQGTGQSAYVAFAPGSAELTSEAKKTLTALGDAIANRPRLNLEIMAYVDPGTESQAFSATLAASRPAGKPQKGQPQQAPPPQPSQEEWEQLARQRQDVILAFLAGQGKISQERTFTVTGDHLAPPKAQGQPGSRADVRLRY; this is encoded by the coding sequence ATGACCCTAAGCCCGAAAGTCCTGTCCGTTTTGGAGGCGGTAACAAAAAGGTTGCGCGAGACGCACGGCGCATTGGCCGCGGACGCCCGGTGGGCGAAACTGTTTCGGCGGATGGTGCTCGCGGGGTGTGTCGCGGTGCATGGTGTTGTGCTGACCGCGCTGGTCGGTGCTCTCCTCGTTCCGGCTCTCGCGGCCAGCTATCTTCGCAAAGAGGCGTCCCATGATCTGGGCCGGGAGGTCAGGGTCGAATCGCTTCACTTCAATCCGTTCACCTTCGACATCCGGGCCAAGGGCCTTACGGTCATGGACAAGGCAGGCATCGACGTGTTCGCCGCCTTTTCCAGGATGGAGTTGAACCTGGACCCCATGGCATTTATTTGGGGCAGAAGGTTCACGGTCAGCCGCTTCCATCTGGAACAACCGGTTCTCCGTCTGGTTCGCGATGAGCAGGGGCGGTTTAACCTTGAGGATCTGTTTGGAGAATCCTCCCCGAAAGAGCCGGGGCAACCCCAGACCTTCGAGCTGTTGCCGCCGGGTTTGCGCTTCACCCTGTCCGACATCCGCTTGGCACAAGGATCGATTTCCTTCGCCGACGCCCTTACCGGCACCCTCCATGAGATAAAGGACCTGCATTTCACCATAGACTCTCTGGCCAGCGACCAGGCCGGTCTGCGCGAGATTTTCAGTACGGGTGGCCTGGTGAACGAATCAAGCCTGGCCCTCACGGTGAAGGCGGATCTCACCGGTCCGGCTCCGGAGGTGGAAGCCCGGTTGAATGTCAAAGACGTGGTTTTCAGGCATTACACGCCCTACCTCCTGACATTGAAGCGTCCGGTGGATCTTAAAATGAACGAGGCAGGGCTCTGGGCCAGAATGATGCTCCCCAAGAAAGTGGATTCGTCCCCACTGCGGGTCGAGGGAAACGTGAAGCTCTCCGGAGCGGCGCTTGTGGATGGGGAGCGGGAAGTCGCCGGGCTTTCGACATTGGAGGTCCAAGGCGCTTCCTTCGATTTCGAGTCCGGAAGCGCCCGGGTGGACCGAGTGGAAGTCCACTCGCCGTTTCTCAAGGTGAATCGCGACGAGGCGGGCATAATCGATCTGATAGCGCTTCTCGAACCGGAAGGAAGGGGTGCGGAGAAGCCCGGGGGGCAGGGCCCGCAGGTGAGCCTGGGCGAGGCGGTGTTCAAGGACGGCCGGGCCGAGCTCAACGACCAAGGGCTTGGCATCACCATGACGCTCTCTGACATCCTTGTCAGGGTGAAAGACCTTGATACCGCTTCGGGCCGGATCGGCTCCGCGACCTTTGAAGCCGCCGGTGACAAGTTCAAACGCTTGGCGATCACCGCCGAGGGGACCTTTGCCCCCGCCGCGCTTTCAGGAAGCGCCACCATGGAAGGGATAGACCTCTCCAAGCCGCTTCCCGCCCTCAAACGTCTGCTGCCGAAGCTCGAATTGGCCGGATCGGCCTCCTATGAAGTGGCATACACGCTCGGAGAGAGCGAAGGACGGTGGGTGCCAAAGATCAAGGCGGATCTGGATATTCATGGTCTCCGGGCCATGGCCGAAGGGCAGGGCAAGCCGCTCCTGAGCGCCGGAGCGCTCAGCATCAAAGGCGTTCAGGCCGATGTGGATGCCCGCCGGTTGAATGTGGGGCAGGTGGCGCTTTCGGACGGAGCAATGACGCTGACCCGAGATGAGGCGGGACGTTTTCCCGCGCTGGAGAATCTCGGTTTGGGCCGGGGAGAATCCAAGGACGGCGGACAGGCCCCCTGGTCCATTGCGGTGGACCAGGTACACCTTGCGAAGGTTGCCGCCGAGTACAGCGATATCATGGCCAAGGTTGAACAGCGGGTGGAGCTGGAAGAGTTCGGGGTGAAGGAGTTTTCCACGAGCCTGGAGAGACCGCTGGTTGTTTTTGCCAAAGGAGCGCTAGGCAACAAGGCTCCCTTCGAGATCTCCGGCGAAGTGCGGCTCAAGGAACCCTCGCTGGCGTTGAAGCTCTCTCTCTCGGGTTTTCCCCTGGCGGATATGACTCGGTTGGTTCCCCAACTTCCTGTAACGGCCTTGTCAGGAATGGCGAGCATTTCCGGGGAGACGACCGCGTGGGTCGGCAAGGATGTCCTGAACGCCACGTTCAAGGGCGATATGGGGATTGCCGATCTCAAACTGGCCCGGCCCGGCAAAGGGGAACCGTGGGCCGCCTTGTCTGGCCTTTTTGCCAAGGGAGTATCATTTTCCCTGGCTCCGCTGGACGTGAAGGCATCCAGCCTGACCATCGATGACCCCTGGCTGAGCATTGTCCTGGACAAAGAGGGCAAGCCCATTGTTCCCTTCGAATCTCCGCCTCCGGCAAAACCGGCAAAGGGGAAAAAGGACCCTCCGCCACTCTACTCAGTGGACCGTGTCGAGATAAAGGGAGGCCGGATTGACCTGGCGGCGCAGGGGTTCGATCCTCCGTTCACGGGCCATGTTAAGGACATCAAGGCCACACTTTCAGACGTGCGGGCAAACCGTCCTGCCAAGGTCTCCTTGGGATTTGGCTTGGGCCATTCCGGAAAGTTCAAGGCGGACGGCCTGGCGGGATGGGTGGAGAACGCTCCAGTGCTCGACCTGAAGGCTCTCTTGGAAAACATGGATTTGGGAGAACTCTCCCAGGTCAGCCAGAAGTTCACGGGCTTTCCCATCACCCGGGGCAAGCTCGGACTGAAACTCGACTACAAGGCCTCCGGCAATACCCTGGATCTAAAAAACAACATCGTGGCTGTGGGTATCCAACTCGGTCGGAAAACCTCCCTGCCAGGGGGCAAGGACGTGCCTCTGGACCTGGCAGTGAGTCTCCTTTCGGACAGCAAGGGAGTCATCGACCTGGATATCCCGGTCAAGGGGGACATCTCGCAGGCCAAGGCCGATCTGCACGACGTGATTTCCACGGCCATGGCCGGAGCCTTCGCCAAGATACTCTTTTCCCCTTTCGCGTTTTTAAACGTTGCCCAGGGGACAGGACAATCAGCCTATGTGGCTTTCGCTCCGGGCTCAGCCGAACTCACCTCTGAAGCCAAGAAAACCCTGACGGCTCTGGGAGATGCCATCGCCAACAGGCCTCGTCTTAATCTGGAAATCATGGCCTATGTCGATCCAGGCACGGAATCCCAGGCCTTCTCCGCGACACTGGCGGCGTCACGCCCCGCCGGAAAGCCGCAAAAGGGGCAGCCCCAGCAGGCACCCCCGCCGCAACCCTCACAGGAGGAATGGGAACAGCTTGCCAGGCAACGCCAGGACGTCATCCTGGCCTTCCTGGCCGGGCAGGGGAAGATATCCCAGGAGAGGACCTTCACGGTCACCGGCGACCATCTGGCTCCCCCCAAGGCCCAAGGCCAACCGGGCAGCAGAGCGGACGTCCGTTTGCGCTACTGA
- the lhgO gene encoding L-2-hydroxyglutarate oxidase: MDNADVVIAGAGVIGLTLARELVSRGVRVLVLDKEDQPGRHASGRNSGVLHAGIYYAPESAKAATCLAGNRLMRAYCLERGLPILESGKVIVAKTEAELPILRALYERAVSSGAQVSLVDEAGLKDIEPHARTVGQAIHSPLTAVVDPKAILKSLKSELRSSGKADVRFGVRALGPAGKRTLATTAGPVEYTVLVNAAGTYADRLAHAFGRGKRYVLVPFKGVYRKLSPTASHLVRGSIYPVPDPATPFLGIHFTRSVNNDVYIGPTAIPAFGRENYGILKGLDSEAPEILWRDALLFATNKTFRAVAMSEPRKYMFRHFFADASRLVDSLKPDDVLPSTKAGIRPQLVDVVSNTLVMDFLTESGEADLHVLNAISPAFTSAMALAGILADKVQALGAK; this comes from the coding sequence ATGGATAATGCCGACGTCGTCATAGCTGGAGCAGGCGTAATAGGCCTGACCTTGGCAAGGGAATTGGTATCGCGGGGTGTACGGGTCCTTGTCCTGGACAAGGAGGATCAGCCCGGCAGGCATGCATCCGGGCGCAACTCCGGAGTTCTTCACGCGGGCATCTACTACGCTCCGGAAAGCGCCAAGGCAGCTACCTGCCTTGCGGGCAACCGACTCATGCGGGCCTATTGCCTGGAACGCGGTCTGCCCATCCTTGAGTCTGGCAAGGTTATCGTGGCCAAGACAGAGGCTGAGCTGCCAATACTGCGTGCGCTCTATGAACGTGCCGTAAGCTCAGGCGCCCAGGTGAGCCTTGTGGATGAAGCCGGGCTTAAGGACATCGAACCCCATGCGCGCACAGTGGGGCAGGCCATCCATTCGCCGCTGACCGCCGTGGTGGACCCCAAAGCCATTCTCAAGAGCCTGAAATCTGAATTGCGCAGTTCCGGCAAGGCCGACGTGCGCTTCGGGGTCAGGGCGCTAGGTCCGGCCGGAAAACGTACGCTGGCAACCACTGCCGGGCCGGTTGAATACACCGTGCTGGTCAATGCCGCAGGCACATACGCCGACCGCCTGGCCCATGCCTTCGGCAGGGGAAAACGGTACGTTCTGGTGCCGTTCAAGGGCGTCTACCGCAAACTAAGCCCTACGGCGTCCCATCTGGTGCGGGGCAGCATCTATCCCGTGCCTGACCCGGCCACTCCTTTTCTCGGGATCCACTTCACCCGCTCCGTTAACAACGACGTATACATCGGCCCCACGGCCATCCCCGCCTTTGGCCGTGAGAACTACGGCATCCTGAAAGGTCTCGATTCGGAAGCCCCTGAGATTCTCTGGCGAGACGCGCTGCTGTTCGCAACCAACAAAACCTTCCGCGCAGTGGCCATGAGCGAACCGCGCAAATACATGTTCAGACACTTTTTCGCTGACGCATCCAGGCTGGTGGATTCACTCAAACCAGACGACGTTCTGCCCAGCACCAAGGCGGGCATCAGGCCGCAGCTGGTGGACGTGGTGTCGAACACACTGGTCATGGACTTCCTCACTGAATCCGGCGAGGCCGACCTGCACGTGTTGAACGCCATTTCCCCTGCTTTCACCAGCGCCATGGCCCTGGCCGGCATCCTGGCGGACAAGGTTCAGGCTCTCGGCGCTAAATGA
- a CDS encoding RNA polymerase sigma factor, with amino-acid sequence MGMTPPSDAQAVRRVLDGDTEAFEVLVRAHEGHLFRLLSRHLPKSEVAEAAQEALLDAFLNLSKLREPERFKAWLSSIALRRSADFWRENSRRAERGIDFSSAEELAWLEEVMVEDSSTRFEELTARRDAAKLVATLMEELTPEDRIAVELFYAEEYDVAEISEMMGWGESKVKVRLHRARKKMARKCERLLGQGVKP; translated from the coding sequence GTGGGAATGACCCCCCCGAGTGATGCGCAGGCGGTTCGGCGCGTCCTGGATGGAGATACGGAGGCGTTCGAGGTGCTGGTGCGCGCGCACGAGGGGCATCTCTTCAGGCTGTTGTCTCGCCATTTGCCGAAAAGCGAAGTGGCCGAGGCGGCTCAGGAAGCCCTGCTGGACGCATTCCTCAATCTCTCCAAGCTGCGTGAGCCCGAGAGGTTCAAGGCCTGGCTCTCCTCCATAGCGCTCAGGCGTTCGGCCGACTTCTGGCGGGAGAATTCAAGGCGTGCCGAAAGGGGGATCGATTTCTCCAGCGCCGAAGAGTTGGCCTGGCTTGAAGAGGTGATGGTGGAGGATTCCTCCACAAGGTTCGAGGAATTGACCGCGCGCAGGGACGCCGCCAAGCTCGTGGCCACATTGATGGAAGAATTGACACCCGAGGACCGCATTGCGGTGGAGCTCTTCTATGCCGAGGAATACGACGTGGCCGAGATCAGCGAGATGATGGGCTGGGGCGAGTCCAAGGTGAAGGTGCGATTGCACCGCGCCCGCAAGAAGATGGCCCGCAAGTGCGAACGCTTGTTGGGCCAGGGAGTGAAGCCATGA
- a CDS encoding mechanosensitive ion channel — protein MLRLAIMFTLFLVFTGPVLSFGQDGRGWEEVLRGINRDIDRHNAEVEDIRRELPGLIAEAQDSLARIDNQLTQVIILQGVSGYTPWALRTLKGHRISLERNLAASAQKLHIAKEHLNRIKEENSTVREIRRKGPSNNYNNATVAALEAPAAKLEAMKTEVDLLKADIDNTLAQFDSLQNVLNEFGKDFNKEYIASLKEHFFSRTPSAITQSGLMYLKSRYADWQADFPRFITPVLAWTHWGDLALYGVPIWLGLWLVGLWGVSKAGVGCDRRVRLGWFLLSFGLVIWLVTMELPFTASHALNLGVVALGALGATILVQHHLPPGDLLFFLGLYAAGTVAQILLFPSEMLCLVIPLGLSFAIWNRWKRQRKGDAAGLALLGLAALCGFGSQSLVALQAWFLFKLSVGSARSVRATLAGWGEVWLKYVHPLVVTLLGVAYLSWVLLFMGGPGFMDYVFTLELALGPVKLSLDALAAMAVLFFAARMVLAWLEAFLERASVSGKQMDPALSHTLSTLASYTTWLAFLLAMLHILGLPLTGLTWIASGLSVGVGFGLKDIINNFVSGLIILFGGSIKKGDVVQTGKILGEVTNVSVRNTTVRTLDNSMVIIPNSSFLKGEIINWSYQDKRIRLTIPVSVVPGTKIKKVRKILLETAKAQDRVLTDPAPSVMLRQFGKLGLEFELYVWIEDFRDKYRVESDLATAIDQELQENKITVAFQTAKVKYKPKGSEQAQLEAAREVLREKRRTVFALVRPLRRVHMRAKWGMPAHVPQSGDS, from the coding sequence ATGCTTCGCTTGGCCATCATGTTTACGCTTTTCCTCGTATTTACAGGACCGGTATTGTCCTTCGGTCAGGATGGGCGTGGCTGGGAAGAAGTGCTGCGCGGAATCAACCGGGACATCGACCGGCACAATGCCGAGGTGGAGGATATTCGTCGCGAATTGCCTGGCCTGATCGCCGAGGCTCAGGACTCGCTGGCCCGTATCGACAACCAGCTGACGCAGGTGATCATCCTGCAAGGCGTGTCCGGGTACACCCCTTGGGCGCTTCGGACATTGAAGGGGCATCGCATAAGCCTGGAACGAAATCTTGCCGCCAGCGCCCAGAAGCTCCACATCGCCAAGGAACACTTGAACCGCATCAAGGAAGAGAACTCCACAGTCAGGGAAATCAGGCGCAAAGGGCCAAGCAACAACTACAATAACGCAACCGTGGCCGCCCTGGAAGCACCGGCCGCGAAGCTTGAGGCAATGAAGACCGAGGTCGACCTGCTCAAGGCCGACATCGACAATACTCTGGCCCAATTCGATTCCTTGCAGAACGTTTTGAATGAGTTTGGGAAGGATTTTAACAAAGAATACATAGCAAGCTTAAAAGAGCATTTTTTCAGCAGGACTCCGTCGGCTATCACTCAATCCGGCCTGATGTATCTCAAGAGCCGCTATGCCGATTGGCAAGCAGATTTTCCAAGGTTCATCACCCCTGTCCTGGCCTGGACTCACTGGGGAGACTTAGCCCTGTACGGTGTACCGATCTGGTTGGGCCTTTGGCTGGTGGGGCTCTGGGGGGTGTCGAAAGCTGGTGTAGGCTGTGACCGGAGAGTCCGCCTGGGATGGTTTCTCCTGTCGTTCGGGCTGGTCATATGGCTGGTCACGATGGAATTGCCTTTCACAGCGAGCCATGCTCTGAACCTTGGAGTAGTGGCATTAGGAGCTTTGGGTGCAACGATCCTCGTTCAGCACCATCTCCCTCCAGGTGATCTGTTGTTTTTTCTGGGCCTCTACGCTGCCGGAACGGTTGCTCAGATTCTCCTGTTCCCTTCGGAAATGCTCTGCCTGGTCATCCCGCTGGGCCTGTCTTTTGCCATTTGGAATCGCTGGAAACGGCAAAGGAAAGGGGATGCGGCCGGACTCGCCCTGCTGGGCCTTGCTGCGTTATGCGGTTTCGGTTCCCAGAGCTTGGTTGCGCTTCAGGCCTGGTTCTTGTTCAAGCTCTCTGTGGGGTCTGCCCGCTCTGTAAGGGCCACGCTGGCCGGATGGGGTGAAGTGTGGCTGAAGTATGTCCACCCTTTAGTCGTGACTCTTCTGGGTGTTGCCTATTTGAGTTGGGTGCTCTTGTTCATGGGGGGCCCGGGGTTCATGGACTACGTGTTCACCCTGGAACTTGCGCTTGGTCCCGTGAAGCTCTCGCTCGACGCCCTGGCGGCCATGGCGGTGCTTTTCTTCGCGGCCAGGATGGTTCTGGCCTGGCTCGAGGCTTTCTTGGAGCGGGCCAGTGTTTCCGGAAAGCAAATGGACCCGGCGCTGTCGCACACGCTTTCAACGCTGGCGTCGTATACGACGTGGCTGGCCTTTCTGTTGGCCATGCTCCACATCTTGGGGTTGCCCCTGACCGGGCTTACCTGGATTGCCTCCGGCCTGTCAGTAGGCGTGGGCTTTGGGCTAAAAGACATCATCAATAACTTCGTCTCGGGCTTAATCATCCTCTTTGGCGGTTCCATCAAAAAGGGCGACGTGGTTCAGACCGGGAAAATCCTTGGTGAAGTGACCAACGTGTCCGTGCGCAACACCACCGTTCGCACCCTGGATAACTCCATGGTGATCATTCCCAACTCCAGTTTTTTAAAGGGCGAGATCATCAATTGGAGCTATCAGGACAAGCGTATCCGTCTGACTATTCCCGTGAGCGTGGTGCCTGGCACCAAGATCAAGAAGGTCCGCAAGATTCTCCTGGAAACCGCCAAGGCCCAGGACCGCGTGCTCACGGACCCGGCACCCTCGGTAATGCTCAGGCAGTTCGGAAAACTGGGGCTTGAGTTTGAGCTGTATGTCTGGATCGAGGATTTCCGGGACAAATACCGCGTGGAATCCGACCTGGCCACGGCCATCGACCAGGAGCTCCAGGAGAACAAGATCACCGTTGCTTTCCAGACCGCCAAGGTCAAATACAAGCCCAAGGGGTCCGAGCAGGCGCAGTTGGAAGCTGCCCGCGAGGTCCTTCGCGAGAAGCGGCGCACCGTGTTCGCACTGGTCAGGCCGCTTCGGCGCGTGCACATGCGCGCCAAATGGGGAATGCCCGCGCATGTGCCTCAATCGGGCGATTCCTGA